CAGAGTTTAGggatgagaggaaaagagtgCTCTCCTTCAGCTGAAAGAAGAAGAGCTTGAGTTTACAGTCAAAGACCTTTCGGGTCTGGCTTATAGTGTACGGCACACGGGCAAAGTGAAACGGCACAAAGCACACAAAGAACACTGCCAGAACCAGGAACACATTTgcattaatttttcttttggccTGCTGGGGCGAGCGAGTCGTTTTCCTGCTTGGTGCCTGACATATTGTCCCTCCAGCGCTGTGGGACTTGGTGCGGGAGTAGGATTTGTACAGCTCTTTGGTGATTAGAGTGTAGCATACTACCACAGTCACCAGGTTGCCCCAGAAAATAACTTGACAGACATGATTTACTACCTCATGCCAAAGCAGCCCAGCCTTTGTCTTCAGGTCGCTGCACTTGAAGTGTTTAGAAGGCGGCGTTTTAGATGTCAGGATCACATTGGGCAGACAGAGAACGAGCAGAAAGGTCCAGATGGCCCCTGAAAGGAGCTTCCGACGGGTCAGCCGGGATGCGTTAGTCCCCTTAAAGGGCTTGAGGGTCTTCCTACAGCGATCAATGCTGATGAGGCCAAAGAAGAGGATGCTGATATACATGGTGAGGTagaagagcacagaggaaacTCGACACACGAATATACGCAGGCCAATGGATGCCATGTTGGAGTCTGACAACACCTGGACAAACAGAATTTTACTGTTAAACACCTGGCAACCAAAATGTTTGTTATGAATGACCAATAACAAATCTATTAGAAATGGTTTGATAACAATTAAAAAGCAATTAGTTATAACttatgaccccccccccccttaaagTGTGCCTTATTGGGAAGTGGTACCAGTTTAACCAAACCTtgaaagggaaggaaaaggtCATGATGACATCTGCAACCACGATATTCTTCAGGTATATGATGAAGTGAGACCGCGAGGGGATCCGGAAAAACACCCACATTGCCACGCCATTGAGTAACAGCCCCACCAAGAGGAGGACGGAGTAGAGAACAGGAAAAACCACTGTCTTCAAAATGTTGTCACGGGAACAAGTGATATTGGTGTGGCTGTGATTGCCAGG
The Seriola aureovittata isolate HTS-2021-v1 ecotype China chromosome 4, ASM2101889v1, whole genome shotgun sequence genome window above contains:
- the LOC130167239 gene encoding P2Y purinoceptor 12-like → MLMETNAPSSQFPGNHSHTNITCSRDNILKTVVFPVLYSVLLLVGLLLNGVAMWVFFRIPSRSHFIIYLKNIVVADVIMTFSFPFKVLSDSNMASIGLRIFVCRVSSVLFYLTMYISILFFGLISIDRCRKTLKPFKGTNASRLTRRKLLSGAIWTFLLVLCLPNVILTSKTPPSKHFKCSDLKTKAGLLWHEVVNHVCQVIFWGNLVTVVVCYTLITKELYKSYSRTKSHSAGGTICQAPSRKTTRSPQQAKRKINANVFLVLAVFFVCFVPFHFARVPYTISQTRKVFDCKLKLFFFQLKESTLFLSSLNSVLDPLIYFFLCKSFRTTLFKTLQLPPGTCSWLTGRGSEVDTGDTPLRDSSASI